The Candidatus Neomarinimicrobiota bacterium genome segment CCCGGGAACAGGGTCTGCCTATGATGCCGGCTGAGTACTTCTTCACCCAGCGGCGGTGGGACGCGCTGCAGAAAGCCCAAGGCCGTGGCAAGCCGGCCCGGGAGCAGGGCACCGTGGGTGCCGTGGCCCTGGACCAGGGGGGCAATCTGGCCGCCGGAACCTCCACGGGTGGGTTGACCAACAAACGCCTGGGGCGCATCGGCGACTCGCCCATCATCGGGGCCGGGACCTACGCCGACAACCAGACCTGCGCCGTCTCCGGCACCGGCCAGGGGGAGTATTTCATCCGCGCCGTGGTGGCCCACGATATCGGGGCCCTCATGGCCTACCAGGGACTGACAGTGGTGGAAGCGGCCCGCGAGGTGGTGATGGAGAAGCTGGTGGCCCTGGGCGGCACGGGCGGGGTCATCGCCCTGGACCGGGAGGGCTACATCGCCATGCCGTTCAACACGGCGGGCATGTACCGGGGGTACGTGGACGAGGCCGGCCGGGTGGAGGTGGCAATTTACCGGGACTGATCCCGCCAGGCCCTCAAAGACCTGGCGGAAGCCGACTCCTACCTGCGCCTCCCGTGCACCAGGATGGCCGTTGCCATAGCGGAACTCGAGGATCCGTTTGTGGTCTGAGTCGATGCGCTCAAGGGTGAGCCGCTGTGGGCGCTGGACAATGGCGATCGTCCGCCGGCATGCCCAAAACCATCCGCCGCTCGCCGTCCATCGGCGCACGACCGCCGGATCACAGCCGCACCTGTTTCACGGACATGATGCCATCCAGGTCGCCGAGGGCGGCTAATTGGCCGGCGGTGGGGGCGCCGTCGAGCTTGATCACCAGGTAAGCATCCTCGGCGCTGCGCTCGCGGCTCAGCAAGGCATCGCCGATATTGACGCCGAAGCCCCCCAGGGTGGTGCCAATGCGGCCCAGCACACCCGGGGCGTCGCGGTTACGGATAAACAGCATGACCCCTTCCGGCTGCAGCTCCAGGTGGTAGCCTTCAATTTCCACGATGCGCAAATGGCGGGCACCGAACACGGAGCCGGCCATGGATTTGGTACCCTCGCCGGTCTCCAGCTCCACGCGTACGAGATTGGCATAACCGGCATCGGCAGACTCGTAGCTGTGGGTAAAGGCGATGCCGCGCTCACGGGCCACGGCGCCGGTGTTGACGAAGTTGAGGCGGGAGTCGAGCATATGCTCAAGCACGCCGCGCAGGGCCGCCAGGGCAATGGGATGGGGGTCTTCCAGGGTGCCGGAGCAGGTTACCCGCACCGCCGTGGGGCTGCCCTCCAGCAGCTGCGTGAGGATACGGCCCATGGTGGTGGCCAGGGTGAGGTGCGGCTCCAGCTGCTTGAGCAGAGCCATGTCGGCCACGGGCATGTTCAGTGCGCCGCGCAATTGACCCTCCAGTAGAAAGTCGGCCACCTGCTGGCAGATGGTGAGTGACACCCCCTCCTGAGCTTCGCGGGTGGAGGCCCCCAGGTGCGGGGTGAGCAGCACGTTTTTAGCCTTGAGCAGGGGGTTATCGGCGGCTAGGGGCTCGTCCACGAAGACATCGACAGCGGCTCCAGCGAGGGCACCGCTGTTCAGTGCAGCGGCCAGGTGGGCCTCGTTGACGACGCCGCCCCGGGCGCAGTTGATGAGCCGGGCGGTGGGCTTCATCTGTTGCAGGCGGGTGGCGTCCAGCATATCGCGGGTCTCATCGTTGAGCGGCACGTGCAGGGTAACAAAATCAGACTGGGCCAGCAGTTCGTCCAGGCTTACCAGGCGCAGCTCATCGGTGGCCACCATGCCAGGCGGCGCGTAGGGGTCGTGGCCCAGCAGCTGCATGCCCAGTGCGCGGGCGTAGCCCAATACCAGCCTGCCGATGCGCCCCAGCCCGATGATGCCCATCGTTTTGCCTCGGAGTTCCACCCCCTGGAGGGCCTGCCGGTCCCACTGGCCGGCCAAAAGCTGCCCGTGTCCCAGGTGGATGTTGCGGGCGAGGGCCATGATCATGGCCAGGGTGTGCTCCGCCGCCGAGGTGGTGTTGCCATCGGGGGTATTCATCACCACGACGCCCCGGAGCGTGGCCACCTCCAGGTCGATGTTGTCCACCCCCACGCCGGCCCGCCCCACCACCTGGAGGTTGTCGGCGCGGTTAAGCAGCTCGGCATCGACCTTGGTACCGCTGCGCACCACCCAGCCGTGGACAGATCCTACCTCGGCCAGAATCTGCTCAACGGGGACGTTCCCCCCCTGAGCCTGGGGATCGTCTGCGGCGGACACCAGGTTAATGA includes the following:
- a CDS encoding phosphoglycerate dehydrogenase; protein product: MKRVLVTDPLSAAGLEELSRRGLEVINLVSAADDPQAQGGNVPVEQILAEVGSVHGWVVRSGTKVDAELLNRADNLQVVGRAGVGVDNIDLEVATLRGVVVMNTPDGNTTSAAEHTLAMIMALARNIHLGHGQLLAGQWDRQALQGVELRGKTMGIIGLGRIGRLVLGYARALGMQLLGHDPYAPPGMVATDELRLVSLDELLAQSDFVTLHVPLNDETRDMLDATRLQQMKPTARLINCARGGVVNEAHLAAALNSGALAGAAVDVFVDEPLAADNPLLKAKNVLLTPHLGASTREAQEGVSLTICQQVADFLLEGQLRGALNMPVADMALLKQLEPHLTLATTMGRILTQLLEGSPTAVRVTCSGTLEDPHPIALAALRGVLEHMLDSRLNFVNTGAVARERGIAFTHSYESADAGYANLVRVELETGEGTKSMAGSVFGARHLRIVEIEGYHLELQPEGVMLFIRNRDAPGVLGRIGTTLGGFGVNIGDALLSRERSAEDAYLVIKLDGAPTAGQLAALGDLDGIMSVKQVRL
- a CDS encoding isoaspartyl peptidase/L-asparaginase — its product is MAMPKHRSYRQIFALTLGLATWSCGGESARRIEYGLVIHGGAGTITRESLSPELESAYRAKLAEALQAGYAVLSTGGTALLAVEQALVVLEDSPLFNAGKGAVFTSAGTNELDASIMDGASLQAGAVAAVRGVKNPIRLARMVMDATPHVLLGGDGAEQFAREQGLPMMPAEYFFTQRRWDALQKAQGRGKPAREQGTVGAVALDQGGNLAAGTSTGGLTNKRLGRIGDSPIIGAGTYADNQTCAVSGTGQGEYFIRAVVAHDIGALMAYQGLTVVEAAREVVMEKLVALGGTGGVIALDREGYIAMPFNTAGMYRGYVDEAGRVEVAIYRD